The Paenibacillus amylolyticus genome contains the following window.
AACAACTGAGTTCCTATACCCTTCCGGCAAATGGTTTTATATATACGATTAGAGGATCGGCTGACCTCCAATTGGATGGACAGACATACAAGGCAGAGCGATTTTACATGCTTCATGGGGCCAAAGGGTCTTCACTGGATATCCAGACCAATGAAGATTTCGAATATCTTCTGCTCTATTACAGAGCATTCCTTGCCTTCCCTCGTTATCGTAAAAAGAGGTTGTTGACACAGCCTGAGGTTACACCATTCTCTTTGCAATATGGATTTACACCCAGTAGTCCGCTGGGACTGTTACGTTACCTGGTTGAGATTGAAGATGCATGGGCACAGTCTGGAAGTCTGGAGCTGCTTCATACGAAAAGTTTATTTTACCAATTCATTCATGAAATGATGGTTCAGCTAACAGAGCAAGAGATCAAAACTGAACATGCTGATCCGGTGAAACAAACACTTCGTTACATACAGAACCATTACAGGGAACAGGTCACGCTTGATTCTCTGGCTGAACAATTCAACTACAGCTCCCGTCATTTATCCATGCAATTCAAACGAAAAACGGGTTACAGTCCGATTGATTATCTCATTCAGACTCGAATCGCCAAGGCTCGTACTCTGCTTGTACGATCTGATGCAACGCTGAGTGAAATTGCAGGAGAAGTGGGTTATTCGGATGTGTATTATTTTAGTCGCATCTTCAAAAAACATGTGGGAATCTCTCCGATTCAGTATCAACGAAAGAAGAGAGAAGAAGTGAGAGCAGAGGATCGTCCATTGCAAATATCTGAATTGTCCATTGGCCGAAGATGGAAGTCGGGATATATTGATTATGAGAATCATTATCAATATATAGACGGAGGGTCTACACCAATGAGAAGAAGAAAAACAAGTTCAAGTATGCTTATGGTGGCTTTATTGAGCATCACGATGCTGCTCTCAGCCTGCTCCTCAGGTACAGCAACAACACCAGCAGCTGGCGAAGGAACGGGTGCCAGTTCCAATAACAGCAGTACGGCCGTGTCATCAGACACAGGAAGCCAGACGAACAAAGACAATGAAACACGCACGGTCTCGACGGTTAAAGGGGATGTTGTTGTTCCAGCAAATCCTAAACGGGTTGTTGTATTGTATCTCCAGGGAGACGTTGTTGCCCTTGGGGTTAAGCCAATCGCTACCTCAGATGTATATGACGGGGCTGGATACAAGAGTGAGCTTGAAGGTGTGAATGCACTTGGTACCTGGTTTGAACCGAATCCTGAAGCTGTCATTGATCTTGATCCGGATCTGATTATTGTTCCTTCAGAAGAGACGTATACGTTATTAAAGGATATTGCACCTACTGTATATATTCCGTATGAGAAAATGACAACAGAAGAAAGACTGCATAGTATAGCGAGTATTTTTGGCAAAGAGCAGGAAGCTGAGACGTTAATCAATAATCTTAACACCAAGGTTGAAGAAAGTAAGAAGACGCTTGCGGATGCAGGCATACTGGACAAAACGATCTCCATTGTGGAGGGTGGTTTGAAAGGCATGAACATTGCAGAGAGCAAACAATATGGCCGAGGATCTCAGGCGGTATATGAGTACTTGGGAATGAAAGCACCTGAGGTTGTACAGAAAAAAATTGATGTGGTTTCGGACGAGGCCGGCTCCAATATTTCGATGGAAGTACTGCCTGAATATATCGGTGACTATGTGTTTCGCTCTGTATACGAAGGGGCAGATAACTTGACGGATAATCCCATATGGAGCAGCATCCCTGCGATCAAGGAAGGTCGTCTGATTGAGATTGATTTTGATTTCTTCTATTATTCAGATATCTATTCTATCAATAAACAGCTTGATTTTGTCGTTGAAAAGCTGTTGGCGGCTCCAAGAGCACAATAATTAAGAGCAGACATAACCGTAGAAATGTTTGAACAAAAAATGTTTGTTTTTTAGCCATTGTATTTTGATAAGATTACCATTACACTAGGATTTAAGTGATAATGAGAATCGATATCAAATACTCGATGTTCTGGATCGAATTAACGGAGGTATTTTTAATATGAATCAGCAGTTGGAACTCTATGATGTAACCATTATCGGCGGTGGCCCTGCGGGCATGTACTCTGCCTTTTATAGCGGCATGCGGGACATGAAGACCAAGTTGATTGAGGCACGTGACAGATTGGGCGGTCGCATGTTATTTTATCCGGAGAAAATGATCTGGGATGTCGGGGGTGTGACGCCAATCCTGTGTGAGGATCTGATCAAACAATTGGAAGAACAGGCACGAACTTTCGAGCCGACGCTTGTGTTTGAACAACAGATTGAAGGATTCGAGCGTCAACCGGATGGCACAATTCTGTTAACTTCTGCAACCGGTGAACAACACTGGACACGTACCGTCATTTTGGCAATCGGATATGGCATATATAAAATGGCCAAACTTGAGCTTGAAGGTGCAGACCGTTATGAGGTTAGTAATCTGCACTATACCGTGCAAGAACTGGAGCCATTCCGTGGTAAACGCGTGCTGATCTCGGGTGGAGGCGACTCTGCTGTGGATTGGGCGAACGAATTGGAAGCACTGGCTGAGCAAGTGACGGTTGTGCATCGCCGTGACCGTTTTGGCGGGTTGGAGCGTAATGTACTGCGCATGAGAGAATCCTCTGTAGATGTACGTACACCTTACGCGGTAGAGACCTTGCATAGTATGAGTGGTGATGTGATAGAACAGGTGACTATCTCACATGTGGAAACAGGCGATACTGAACTGCTTGAAGTCGATGCAGTCATTGTCAACCATGGCATGAAGAGTGACTTTGGTCCAATCCGGGATTGGGGTCTTGATCTTGGCGAATGGCATGTCACTACGACAGAAAGATTGCAAACGAATATTCCGGCGTATTTGCCGCAGGTGATTTTGTAGATTATGGTAGCAAACTGTATCTGATTGCGGGTACCTTCACGGATGCTGCTCTTGCGGTGAATAGTGCAAAGCTATACATGGACCCTGAAGCGGAAAAAGTAGCTTATGTATCTTCCCATAACAGTCGATTTAAGGAGAAGAATAAAGCTCTTGGTGTTGTAGAAGAATAAATGTTTACTTTTGGATACGAGCAAGATGACTTCGGGTTAACTCCGAAGTCATCTTTTTTGCATAAAATGGGTAATAAGAAGGCATAATTTGCACTAGACACAACGGCTATCGAATTGAATATATACTACCAAATGTCTATAATAAGCCAGAGAACCTTTAGAATAACAACTATATAAATTGAAATAAACATTTACACGATAACGGAGAGGACAGAAAAAATCTGAAAAAGCGAAGCGGGCGCCTAAAAGCTTTCTGAAAGAAAGCTACATCGGAAGCATACGCTATCACCGGATTTTCCCTTGAGAAAAAGGGAATCGAAAAAATCTGGGGATAACAGCGATTGGAAGATTGTTCTGTCATCGTAGTGTCAGTGTAAATAAACTTTAATTCAACTTATATAGATACAATAACTAGATCAGAGTGGAGTGCAGCGTATGAAAAAGGGATCACAGCCACAACGAGGTTTCACCTTCATTCAGCGGTGGTTCAAACGATCTGATAAAAAAAAGATCAAATGGTCTGAAATATATCTCGCACTTGCTGGTGCGCTTCATCGTTTGTTGGTTGAAGGACGGCGTGAACGTTCAGCAGCCAAACGGCTTCATCAGGACCTGCCCATTAACGTATTAGGAGAAATGAAGCTGGAGCCAGGAGATATCGTGTATACACCAAGCTCAGAATCAACGTATTATGCAGGACACATGGGCATTATCGGTCTCGATGGCAAGGTGTATCATGTGCACCCTTATGGGCCTGTATTTGCTGATTCATTAGAGTGGTATCTCACGCGGTTTTATGAAGGAGATCGCTTCATTGTATTCCGTTCCAGACTGAATGAGGCAGGCATAAAAGCAGCCGGGTGGGTACAGGACCATTACAAGCAGGTGAAATTCTACCGTTTGCAGACGAACCTTCGCAGTATTGAGCGTAATTACTGCTCCAAGTTTATATATCAGGCGTATCAGTTCACATCCGGACTCGATCTGTGGAGTCGCAAATTCACCCGAATGAATCAGGGGTATATCTATCCATTTCGAATTGAGCGCTCATCTGAGCTGGATGTTCTGGGAACTTTTTATAAATAAGGATGTTACCGACTAAAATACTGTTCTTCCGAAATAAGGAAAGCAGGTTCTGTCGGTTTTTTTTATATGTGTAGAGATTAAAAACAGGAAAAACGCTCAATACGTCGAATAGATTATGAGATAGGCATGCACAACTTGGAATCGTATACATAATAAAAGACGAGATGATTATTAGCCCAGAGAACCAAATGACGACGAAGTAGGCGAACAAGAAAGAGTGAAGCGAGATGAAATGGCCGGTCTTCTTACAACGTTTCCGACTGAACAAAAACGTCGTGAAGCTATCGGACTATACCCCAAAAAAGGAAAGGAGGTACTACTGTTCCATATGCAAGAA
Protein-coding sequences here:
- a CDS encoding AraC family transcriptional regulator codes for the protein MQLDEQLKCWNLAAVKVLDIRRIVMEAGEQLSSYTLPANGFIYTIRGSADLQLDGQTYKAERFYMLHGAKGSSLDIQTNEDFEYLLLYYRAFLAFPRYRKKRLLTQPEVTPFSLQYGFTPSSPLGLLRYLVEIEDAWAQSGSLELLHTKSLFYQFIHEMMVQLTEQEIKTEHADPVKQTLRYIQNHYREQVTLDSLAEQFNYSSRHLSMQFKRKTGYSPIDYLIQTRIAKARTLLVRSDATLSEIAGEVGYSDVYYFSRIFKKHVGISPIQYQRKKREEVRAEDRPLQISELSIGRRWKSGYIDYENHYQYIDGGSTPMRRRKTSSSMLMVALLSITMLLSACSSGTATTPAAGEGTGASSNNSSTAVSSDTGSQTNKDNETRTVSTVKGDVVVPANPKRVVVLYLQGDVVALGVKPIATSDVYDGAGYKSELEGVNALGTWFEPNPEAVIDLDPDLIIVPSEETYTLLKDIAPTVYIPYEKMTTEERLHSIASIFGKEQEAETLINNLNTKVEESKKTLADAGILDKTISIVEGGLKGMNIAESKQYGRGSQAVYEYLGMKAPEVVQKKIDVVSDEAGSNISMEVLPEYIGDYVFRSVYEGADNLTDNPIWSSIPAIKEGRLIEIDFDFFYYSDIYSINKQLDFVVEKLLAAPRAQ